The following are encoded together in the Bradyrhizobium genosp. L genome:
- a CDS encoding adenosine kinase, with protein MADAKYDVLGIGNAIFDVLVQTDEAFLGRHGMAKGSMQLIDEARATAIYSDMGKETAKATEMSGGSAANTIVGVGNLGARAAYVGKVKDDQIGKLYVHDIRAAGVTFDTRPAAAGPATGCCYILVTPDGERTMNTYLGAAQDLTPDDIDPAQIEAAGILYLEGYLWDPKNAKDAFVKAATIAHGAGRQVALTLSDSFCVDRYRDEFLDLMRKGIVDVVFSNEAELHSLYQTSDFEGALKQFGKDTKLGVVTRSEKGCVVVSKDGVTSAPASPIDKLVDTTGAGDLFAAGFLVGLVRNLGYENAGRLGALAAAEVIQHIGARPLVSLKELATGKGLLV; from the coding sequence ATGGCTGACGCAAAATATGACGTTCTCGGGATCGGCAATGCGATCTTCGACGTGCTGGTGCAGACCGACGAGGCCTTTTTGGGCCGCCACGGCATGGCCAAGGGGTCGATGCAGCTGATCGACGAGGCACGCGCCACCGCGATCTACAGCGACATGGGCAAGGAGACCGCCAAGGCGACCGAGATGTCGGGCGGCTCGGCCGCCAACACCATCGTCGGTGTCGGCAATCTCGGCGCGCGCGCGGCCTATGTCGGCAAGGTCAAGGACGACCAGATCGGCAAGCTCTATGTCCACGATATCCGCGCCGCCGGCGTGACCTTCGATACCAGGCCCGCCGCCGCGGGGCCTGCGACCGGCTGCTGTTATATCCTGGTGACGCCGGACGGCGAGCGCACCATGAACACCTATCTCGGCGCCGCTCAGGACCTGACGCCCGACGACATCGATCCGGCGCAGATTGAAGCCGCCGGCATCCTCTATCTCGAAGGCTATCTCTGGGACCCGAAGAACGCCAAGGACGCTTTCGTCAAGGCCGCGACGATCGCCCACGGTGCTGGCCGCCAGGTCGCGCTGACGCTGTCGGATTCGTTCTGCGTCGATCGCTATCGGGATGAATTCCTCGATTTGATGCGCAAGGGCATCGTCGACGTGGTGTTCTCCAACGAGGCGGAGCTGCACTCGCTGTACCAGACCTCGGATTTCGAGGGTGCGCTGAAGCAGTTCGGCAAGGATACGAAACTCGGCGTCGTCACCCGCAGCGAGAAGGGTTGCGTCGTGGTGTCGAAGGATGGCGTGACGTCGGCACCGGCGTCTCCGATCGACAAGCTCGTCGACACCACCGGCGCCGGCGACCTGTTCGCCGCCGGCTTCCTGGTCGGCCTGGTCCGCAACCTCGGCTACGAGAATGCCGGCCGCCTCGGCGCGCTGGCGGCGGCAGAGGTGATTCAGCACATCGGCGCAAGGCCATTGGTGTCGCTGAAGGAGCTGGCGACGGGGAAGGGGCTGTTGGTCTAA
- the murJ gene encoding murein biosynthesis integral membrane protein MurJ codes for MIRSFLTVSSGTLASRLLGFVRDSVIAALLGAGPVADAFLAAFQLVNVVRRLLAEGGLNAALVPAWLKLRDADGEAAATAFAGRVLGTVSAAVIVAALVIGVAMPLVIALVAPGFVGRDTLQFAVDDARLMLPYLAFAGPVTVMMGLLNAQGRFALTAFSPLLFNIALIAVMAVLLMRQQDPVWAALVMAATIGVAGLLQLSMLALRGARLASPLRVSLDPEMRGFLGRAVPGMVASSGPQWLMVAGAVIASTSPSAVSWLYFANRLLELPLGIVGVAMGTVLIPEMTRAVQGGAPTAIAHAESRGLELAVGLALPATLGLIVLSTPIVRMLFEHGAFTAADTAATAHALIWLTLALPAHVLVKALSPAFFAREDTLTPLFATLKAVVVAIAAAFLLGHLFGANGIAAGIALGAWSNAVALIRKGASSFGFAIDADARRRLPRILAAALAMGAALWLASCILPATGTHRFVQAASLLVLIAAGIAAYGLFLQLFGVMGWREAVNAIKHGRSA; via the coding sequence ATGATCCGCTCCTTCCTTACGGTTTCCTCGGGCACGCTGGCATCTCGCCTGCTTGGCTTCGTGCGCGATTCCGTGATTGCGGCGCTGCTCGGGGCGGGGCCGGTGGCGGATGCGTTCCTGGCGGCGTTTCAGCTCGTCAACGTTGTGCGGCGACTGCTGGCGGAGGGCGGGCTGAACGCTGCCCTGGTGCCGGCATGGCTGAAGCTTCGCGACGCCGATGGCGAGGCTGCCGCGACCGCGTTTGCCGGACGCGTGCTTGGCACCGTCAGCGCGGCGGTCATCGTGGCGGCGCTCGTGATCGGCGTCGCGATGCCGCTGGTGATCGCTCTGGTCGCACCGGGCTTCGTCGGCCGCGACACGCTGCAATTCGCAGTCGACGATGCCCGCCTGATGCTGCCTTACCTCGCCTTCGCCGGCCCGGTCACGGTGATGATGGGACTGCTCAATGCACAGGGGCGCTTCGCGCTGACGGCGTTCTCGCCATTGCTGTTCAACATCGCGCTGATCGCCGTGATGGCGGTACTGCTGATGCGGCAGCAGGATCCGGTGTGGGCCGCGCTCGTCATGGCGGCGACCATCGGCGTCGCCGGCTTGCTGCAACTCTCGATGCTGGCGCTGCGCGGCGCCAGGCTCGCTTCGCCGCTGCGCGTTTCCCTCGATCCCGAGATGCGCGGCTTCCTCGGCCGCGCGGTGCCCGGCATGGTCGCAAGCAGCGGGCCCCAATGGCTGATGGTGGCAGGCGCGGTGATCGCATCGACCTCGCCGTCGGCGGTGTCCTGGCTCTATTTCGCCAATCGCCTGCTGGAATTGCCGCTCGGCATCGTCGGTGTCGCGATGGGCACGGTGCTGATCCCGGAGATGACGCGCGCGGTGCAGGGTGGCGCGCCCACCGCGATCGCGCATGCCGAATCGCGCGGGCTCGAGCTCGCGGTCGGGCTGGCGCTACCGGCAACCCTCGGCCTGATCGTGCTGAGCACACCGATCGTGCGCATGCTGTTCGAGCATGGCGCGTTCACGGCCGCGGACACCGCGGCGACCGCGCACGCGCTAATCTGGTTGACGCTGGCGCTGCCGGCGCATGTGCTGGTGAAGGCCTTGTCGCCGGCATTTTTTGCCCGCGAGGACACGCTGACCCCGCTGTTTGCGACGCTGAAGGCCGTCGTGGTGGCGATCGCGGCCGCCTTCCTGCTGGGCCACCTCTTCGGTGCCAACGGCATCGCGGCCGGCATCGCGCTCGGCGCCTGGAGCAACGCGGTGGCGCTGATCCGCAAGGGTGCCTCGTCGTTCGGCTTTGCGATCGACGCCGATGCCCGCCGCCGGTTGCCGCGAATCCTTGCGGCGGCACTCGCGATGGGCGCTGCGCTGTGGCTGGCGTCGTGCATCCTGCCGGCGACAGGCACACACCGCTTTGTACAGGCGGCATCCCTCCTCGTGCTGATCGCGGCCGGCATCGCGGCTTACGGGCTGTTTTTACAGCTCTTCGGCGTCATGGGCTGGCGCGAGGCGGTTAACGCGATCAAACACGGCCGCTCCGCCTGA
- the trpS gene encoding tryptophan--tRNA ligase → MAFVQRVFSGVQPTGNLHLGNYLGAIVNFVKMQQTHNCVYCVVDMHAITQGVEVWGGPAELARNTREVTAAFIAAGIDARKHIVFNQSQVAGHAELTWLFNCVARIGWLNRMTQFKEKAGKDRENASVGLYDYPVLMAADILLYRATHVPVGEDQKQHLELSRDIAQKFNNDFVDSIRGHGFEDGLFFPQPEPLITGPATRVMSLRDGTKKMSKSDASDNSRINLTDDAETIAQKIRRAKTDPEPLPSEEKGLEPRPEADNLVGIYAALAGTTKQAVLSQFGGGQFSTFKNALVEVCVAKLAPIAAEMKKLMADPGHVDAILIDGANRARVIADETMRTAKDIVGFIRPR, encoded by the coding sequence ATGGCGTTCGTTCAACGGGTTTTCTCAGGCGTCCAGCCGACGGGCAATCTGCACCTCGGCAACTATCTCGGCGCCATCGTCAACTTCGTGAAGATGCAGCAGACGCATAACTGCGTCTATTGCGTCGTCGATATGCACGCGATCACGCAAGGGGTCGAGGTCTGGGGCGGCCCGGCTGAGCTGGCGCGCAACACCCGCGAGGTCACCGCGGCCTTCATCGCCGCGGGCATCGATGCCAGGAAGCACATCGTGTTCAACCAGAGCCAGGTCGCCGGCCATGCCGAGCTGACCTGGCTCTTCAATTGCGTCGCGCGGATCGGCTGGCTGAACCGCATGACCCAGTTCAAGGAGAAAGCCGGCAAGGACCGCGAGAACGCGTCGGTCGGTCTCTACGACTATCCGGTGCTGATGGCCGCCGACATCCTTCTGTACCGCGCCACCCATGTGCCGGTCGGCGAGGACCAGAAGCAGCACCTGGAGCTGTCGCGCGACATCGCGCAGAAGTTCAACAACGACTTCGTCGATTCGATCCGCGGCCACGGCTTCGAGGACGGCCTGTTTTTCCCGCAGCCCGAGCCGCTGATCACGGGGCCGGCGACGCGGGTGATGAGCCTGCGCGACGGCACCAAGAAGATGTCGAAATCGGATGCGTCGGACAATTCGCGCATCAACCTCACCGACGACGCCGAGACCATCGCGCAGAAGATCCGTCGGGCCAAGACCGATCCGGAGCCGCTGCCGTCGGAGGAGAAGGGCCTCGAGCCGCGCCCCGAGGCCGACAATTTGGTCGGCATCTACGCGGCGCTCGCCGGCACCACCAAGCAGGCGGTGCTGAGCCAGTTCGGCGGCGGCCAATTCTCCACCTTCAAGAACGCGCTGGTCGAGGTTTGCGTCGCGAAACTGGCACCGATTGCCGCCGAGATGAAGAAGCTGATGGCCGACCCCGGCCATGTCGACGCGATCCTGATCGACGGCGCCAACCGCGCCCGCGTGATCGCCGACGAGACCATGCGCACGGCCAAGGACATCGTCGGCTTCATCCGCCCGCGCTGA
- a CDS encoding universal stress protein: MTTQRRSYETGHKPKCLVIVDDTAEWDRAVYYASRWAIRVDGGVVMLRVIETEDQNQQWLGVADIMRAEAEEAANEALDRASGRANGIAAITPERVIREGDPTEQILDVIDKDVDIAMLVLAANPGPEGPGPIITTMAKTIGAFPIPVTIVPGGLTDSEVDALS; the protein is encoded by the coding sequence ATGACCACCCAGCGACGCAGCTATGAGACGGGCCACAAGCCGAAGTGCCTCGTCATCGTCGACGACACCGCCGAATGGGACCGCGCGGTCTACTACGCCAGCCGCTGGGCGATCCGCGTCGACGGCGGCGTGGTGATGCTGCGGGTGATCGAGACCGAGGACCAGAACCAGCAATGGCTTGGGGTCGCCGACATCATGCGCGCGGAGGCCGAGGAAGCCGCCAATGAGGCGCTCGACCGAGCCTCGGGCCGCGCCAACGGGATCGCCGCGATCACCCCGGAACGGGTGATCCGGGAGGGGGACCCGACCGAGCAGATCCTCGACGTGATCGACAAGGACGTCGACATCGCCATGCTGGTGCTGGCCGCCAATCCGGGCCCCGAGGGGCCGGGGCCGATCATCACCACCATGGCCAAGACCATCGGGGCTTTCCCAATCCCGGTCACCATCGTACCGGGCGGCCTGACCGATTCCGAGGTCGACGCCCTGTCCTAG
- a CDS encoding NifU family protein has protein sequence MFIQTEATPNPATLKFIPGRLVLDTGTMEFSSPESAARSPLAERLFAVAGVTGVFYGADFITVTKADGDWQHLKPAILGAIMEHYMSGAPLLADGTASSDAASDEEGEFFSEEDAETVEQIKDLIETRVRPAVANDGGDITFRGFKDGIVYLNMKGSCAGCPSSTATLQHGIQNLLRHFVPDVQEVRPM, from the coding sequence ATGTTCATTCAGACCGAAGCTACGCCTAATCCCGCCACCTTGAAGTTCATTCCCGGCCGCCTGGTGCTCGACACCGGCACCATGGAATTTTCGTCGCCGGAGTCTGCCGCGCGCTCGCCGCTGGCCGAACGGCTGTTCGCAGTCGCCGGCGTCACCGGCGTGTTCTACGGCGCCGACTTCATCACCGTGACCAAGGCGGACGGCGACTGGCAGCACCTCAAGCCCGCGATCCTCGGCGCCATCATGGAGCACTACATGTCCGGCGCGCCGCTGCTCGCCGACGGTACGGCGTCCAGCGATGCCGCGAGCGACGAGGAAGGCGAATTCTTCAGCGAGGAGGACGCCGAGACCGTCGAGCAGATCAAGGACCTGATCGAGACCCGCGTGCGTCCCGCGGTCGCCAATGACGGCGGCGACATCACCTTCCGCGGCTTCAAGGACGGGATCGTCTATCTCAATATGAAGGGCTCGTGCGCCGGCTGCCCGTCGTCGACGGCAACCTTGCAGCACGGCATCCAGAACCTGCTCCGGCATTTTGTCCCGGACGTGCAGGAAGTCCGACCGATGTAA
- the tsaB gene encoding tRNA (adenosine(37)-N6)-threonylcarbamoyltransferase complex dimerization subunit type 1 TsaB gives MLILAIDTALDACSAAVLDTTAGKPLAAESQPMPRGHAEALMPLIGRVMKQSGIAFAGLDRIAVTTGPGSFTGLRVGLSAARGIALAADKPVVGLTTLAAYAAPVVAENREHPILSAIDARHDHVYFQLVGGDGSPMLKPKVAPIAEALEAAQYGALHLVGNAANILAERWPTDAVPPLNVEMQPAPDIIWVAWVGAAVDPVSAPPRPFYLRAPDAKPPRDRLAVSAPPST, from the coding sequence ATGCTGATCCTCGCCATCGACACCGCGCTCGACGCCTGCTCCGCGGCCGTGCTCGACACCACGGCCGGCAAGCCGCTCGCCGCGGAGTCCCAGCCGATGCCGCGCGGTCATGCCGAGGCGCTGATGCCGCTGATCGGCCGCGTGATGAAGCAAAGCGGCATCGCGTTTGCCGGCCTCGACCGCATCGCCGTCACCACCGGCCCCGGCAGCTTCACCGGCCTGCGCGTCGGCCTTTCGGCGGCGCGCGGCATCGCGCTCGCCGCGGACAAGCCGGTGGTTGGTCTGACGACACTTGCCGCCTACGCCGCGCCCGTGGTCGCCGAGAACAGAGAGCACCCGATCCTGTCGGCGATCGATGCCCGGCACGATCATGTCTATTTCCAGCTGGTCGGCGGCGACGGCAGCCCGATGCTCAAGCCGAAAGTGGCGCCGATCGCGGAGGCGCTCGAGGCTGCGCAGTACGGCGCACTGCATCTGGTCGGCAATGCCGCAAACATCCTGGCCGAGCGTTGGCCCACGGACGCTGTGCCGCCACTCAATGTCGAGATGCAGCCCGCACCCGACATCATCTGGGTCGCCTGGGTCGGCGCCGCCGTCGATCCCGTGAGCGCGCCGCCGCGGCCGTTCTATCTGCGCGCACCGGATGCGAAGCCGCCGAGGGATCGGCTTGCGGTCAGCGCGCCGCCATCGACATGA
- the rimI gene encoding ribosomal protein S18-alanine N-acetyltransferase: MIALISRWWSGGTPAVEPASLRDASRLAQLHGASFHRGWGEGEFETMLAERNTLVHRLRLGRKVIGFAVSRMAADEAEILSIAIDAGQRGRGLSRNLLLTHLGHLAGRGIRTIFLEVEENNQPARRLYEKAGFGVIGRRERYYKQPGGEHLNALLMRRDLS, encoded by the coding sequence ATGATCGCCTTGATCTCACGATGGTGGAGCGGCGGCACGCCCGCGGTCGAGCCGGCATCGCTGCGCGACGCCAGCCGCCTCGCGCAACTGCACGGCGCCTCGTTTCACCGCGGCTGGGGCGAAGGCGAGTTCGAGACGATGCTCGCCGAGCGCAACACGCTGGTGCATCGCCTGCGGCTGGGGCGCAAGGTGATCGGCTTCGCGGTGTCGCGCATGGCGGCTGACGAAGCCGAGATCCTGTCGATCGCGATCGATGCCGGCCAGCGCGGGCGCGGGCTGTCGCGCAACCTGCTGTTGACCCATCTCGGCCATCTTGCCGGCCGCGGCATCCGCACCATCTTCCTCGAAGTGGAAGAGAACAATCAGCCGGCGCGACGGCTCTACGAAAAGGCCGGATTCGGCGTGATCGGCCGCCGCGAGCGCTACTACAAGCAGCCCGGCGGGGAACATTTGAACGCGCTTCTGATGCGGCGCGACTTGTCGTAA
- a CDS encoding Fur family transcriptional regulator encodes MTTVKIPPAQKNTGIEARCAATGMRMTEQRRVIARVLAESMDHPDVEELYRRCVAVDDKISISTVYRTVKLFEDAGIIERHDFREGRARYEQMPESHHDHLINLRDGKVIEFTSEEIEKLQAEIARKLGYKLVDHRLELYCVPLDEEGK; translated from the coding sequence ATGACCACGGTTAAAATCCCGCCTGCGCAGAAGAATACCGGCATCGAGGCGCGCTGCGCCGCGACCGGCATGCGCATGACCGAGCAGCGCCGCGTGATCGCGCGCGTGCTCGCGGAATCCATGGATCACCCTGACGTCGAGGAATTGTACCGTCGCTGTGTCGCGGTCGACGACAAGATCTCGATCTCGACCGTTTACCGCACCGTCAAGCTGTTCGAGGATGCCGGCATCATCGAGCGCCACGATTTCCGCGAGGGCCGCGCGCGCTACGAGCAGATGCCGGAGAGCCACCACGACCATCTGATCAATCTGCGCGACGGCAAGGTGATCGAGTTCACCTCCGAGGAGATCGAGAAGCTGCAGGCCGAGATCGCGCGCAAGCTTGGCTACAAGCTGGTCGATCACCGGCTGGAGCTATACTGCGTGCCGCTGGACGAAGAGGGCAAATAG
- the miaB gene encoding tRNA (N6-isopentenyl adenosine(37)-C2)-methylthiotransferase MiaB, with product MTTPRKLHIKSYGCQMNVYDAQRMVDTLGAEGFVETANADDADLVILNTCHIREKASEKVYSELGRLRVAKEEAARQGRDMKIAVAGCVAQAEGEEIIHRAPTVDIVVGPQSYHHLPQLLKQAKQGGRALETEFPVDDKFGFLPQPRPDAIRARGISAFVTVQEGCDKFCTFCVVPYTRGAEVSRPVTKIIDDVMQLVDNGVREITLIGQNVNAYHGEGPDGHAWPLGKLLQRLAEIPGVVRLRYSTSHPRDVDDALIAAHRDLPALMPFVHLPVQSGSDRILAAMNRKHTADDYRRVIDRFRAARQDIAFSSDFIVGFPGETREEFSATLALVTQIGYAAAYSFKYSPRPGTPAAEMRETVSAAEMDERLGRLQGLIDSQQSAFNRAAIGATVDVLFERAARNPGQIVGRTAYLQPAHVMAAPDIVGKILPVRIDSLERYSLKGELATASAPDIISQTIGA from the coding sequence ATGACGACGCCGCGCAAGCTGCACATCAAGTCCTATGGCTGCCAGATGAATGTCTACGATGCCCAGCGCATGGTGGACACGCTTGGCGCCGAGGGCTTTGTCGAGACGGCGAACGCGGATGACGCGGACCTGGTGATCCTCAACACCTGCCACATCCGCGAGAAGGCGTCCGAGAAGGTCTATTCCGAACTCGGCCGGCTGCGCGTCGCCAAGGAAGAGGCCGCGCGCCAGGGCCGCGACATGAAGATCGCCGTCGCCGGCTGCGTCGCGCAGGCGGAAGGCGAAGAGATCATCCATCGCGCACCGACCGTCGACATCGTGGTCGGCCCGCAGAGCTATCATCACCTGCCGCAACTGCTGAAGCAGGCCAAGCAAGGCGGCCGGGCGCTGGAAACCGAATTTCCCGTCGACGACAAGTTCGGCTTCCTGCCGCAGCCGAGGCCGGACGCGATCCGCGCGCGCGGCATTTCGGCCTTCGTCACGGTGCAGGAAGGCTGCGACAAGTTCTGCACTTTCTGCGTGGTGCCGTATACGCGCGGCGCCGAAGTCTCGCGTCCGGTCACCAAGATCATCGACGACGTGATGCAGCTCGTCGACAACGGCGTGCGCGAGATCACGCTGATCGGACAGAACGTCAACGCCTATCACGGCGAAGGCCCCGACGGTCACGCCTGGCCGCTCGGCAAGCTGCTGCAGCGGCTTGCCGAGATCCCCGGCGTCGTGCGGCTGCGCTATTCGACCAGCCATCCGCGCGATGTCGACGACGCGCTGATCGCGGCGCATCGCGATTTGCCTGCGCTGATGCCGTTCGTGCACCTGCCGGTGCAGTCGGGATCGGACCGGATCCTTGCAGCCATGAACCGCAAACATACCGCCGATGACTACCGGCGCGTCATCGACCGATTCCGCGCCGCGCGGCAAGACATTGCTTTTTCATCGGATTTTATCGTCGGCTTCCCCGGGGAGACTAGGGAAGAATTTTCCGCCACCCTCGCGCTTGTCACGCAAATCGGCTACGCTGCGGCCTATTCATTCAAATATTCGCCACGGCCGGGCACGCCGGCGGCGGAGATGCGGGAGACGGTGTCAGCAGCTGAGATGGACGAGCGCTTGGGGCGGCTTCAGGGACTGATCGACAGCCAGCAATCGGCCTTCAACCGGGCTGCGATCGGCGCAACGGTGGACGTGCTGTTCGAGCGCGCCGCGCGCAATCCCGGCCAGATCGTCGGCCGCACCGCCTATCTGCAGCCCGCCCACGTGATGGCCGCGCCTGACATCGTTGGAAAAATCCTGCCGGTGCGGATCGACAGCCTCGAGCGCTACAGCCTGAAGGGCGAGCTCGCGACGGCATCCGCGCCCGACATCATTTCGCAGACCATTGGAGCCTGA
- a CDS encoding PhoH family protein — MQTPPETQVVIDFDDNRAASALVGPYGQNLALIERRLGVVVDSRGNHVTIAGSRDGCDAARRVLETLYAQAVQGHDLDQGEVDGAIRAVLAQGSLFEFDNKTAKPTFETINLRKRPVRARTAAQDSYIRALKRHELTFGIGPAGTGKTWLAVAYAAQLFERKEVDRIILTRPAVEAGERLGFLPGDLKEKVDPYLRPIYDALYDLMDARVVERALQGNEIEIAPLAFMRGRTLTNAVIILDEAQNTTTMQMKMFLTRLGENSRMIVTGDPSQIDLPNGQTSGLAEAVKLLNGVEGIAQVHFKAEDVVRHELVARIVAAYEGLPQKPANAKS, encoded by the coding sequence ATGCAAACCCCACCTGAGACCCAGGTCGTCATCGATTTCGACGACAACCGCGCCGCGTCCGCGCTGGTCGGTCCTTACGGGCAGAATCTGGCGCTGATCGAGCGGCGGCTCGGCGTCGTGGTCGATTCCCGCGGCAACCACGTCACCATCGCCGGCTCGCGCGACGGCTGCGATGCGGCGCGACGCGTGCTGGAAACACTCTATGCGCAGGCCGTTCAGGGCCACGATCTCGACCAGGGCGAGGTCGACGGCGCGATCCGCGCCGTGCTTGCACAGGGATCGCTGTTCGAATTCGACAACAAGACCGCCAAGCCGACCTTCGAGACCATCAATTTGCGCAAGCGTCCGGTGCGTGCGCGCACCGCCGCGCAGGATTCCTATATCCGCGCGCTGAAGCGGCACGAGCTGACATTCGGTATCGGCCCCGCCGGCACCGGCAAGACCTGGCTCGCCGTCGCCTATGCCGCGCAACTGTTCGAGCGCAAGGAAGTCGACCGCATCATCCTGACGCGGCCCGCGGTCGAGGCCGGCGAGCGGCTCGGCTTCCTGCCTGGCGACCTCAAGGAAAAGGTCGATCCCTATCTGCGTCCGATCTACGATGCGCTGTACGATCTGATGGATGCGCGCGTCGTCGAACGCGCGCTGCAGGGCAACGAGATCGAGATCGCGCCGCTCGCCTTCATGCGCGGCCGCACCCTGACCAATGCCGTCATCATCCTCGACGAGGCGCAGAACACCACGACGATGCAGATGAAGATGTTCCTGACCCGTCTCGGCGAGAACAGCCGGATGATCGTCACCGGCGACCCTTCCCAGATCGACCTGCCAAACGGACAGACATCGGGGCTCGCCGAGGCGGTGAAGCTGCTCAACGGCGTCGAGGGCATCGCGCAGGTGCATTTCAAGGCCGAGGACGTCGTCCGCCACGAACTGGTGGCGCGCATCGTCGCCGCCTATGAGGGATTGCCGCAAAAGCCGGCAAACGCCAAATCGTGA
- the ybeY gene encoding rRNA maturation RNase YbeY: MSNLPATEVLVTAEVWQTEPDSEAVIHRAIEAAAATVDADVADAELAIMLTDDTGIRTLNANWRNIDKPTNVLSFPALQPEGDGSDDDAPRMLGDIAIAYQTTRREADEEQKPFEHHLSHLAVHGFLHLIGYDHENDGDAEDMENLEREILNSLGIPDPYADRTD, translated from the coding sequence TTGTCCAACCTTCCCGCAACCGAGGTGCTCGTCACCGCCGAAGTCTGGCAGACCGAGCCCGACTCCGAGGCGGTGATCCATCGCGCCATCGAGGCGGCCGCCGCGACCGTCGATGCCGACGTGGCCGACGCCGAGCTTGCGATCATGCTGACCGACGACACCGGCATCCGCACCCTCAACGCCAACTGGCGCAACATCGACAAGCCGACCAACGTGCTGTCGTTTCCCGCGCTGCAGCCGGAGGGCGACGGGAGCGACGACGATGCGCCGCGCATGCTCGGCGACATCGCGATCGCCTATCAGACGACGCGGCGCGAAGCCGACGAAGAGCAGAAACCGTTCGAGCATCATTTGAGCCATCTTGCGGTGCACGGCTTCCTGCATCTGATCGGCTACGACCACGAGAATGACGGCGATGCCGAGGACATGGAAAACCTCGAGCGCGAGATCCTCAACTCCCTCGGCATTCCCGACCCCTATGCGGATCGGACCGACTGA
- a CDS encoding hemolysin family protein — translation MPDSEPTHDNPRNVSNLPAVVHEGEVQRPAAEGWLVRAIRTLFGWKAGSVRDDLQVVLDASTPDDVGFSAIERTMLRNILSLNERRIADVMIHRADIVAVKRDIPLGELMSLFESAAHSRLVVYNETLDDPEGMVHIRDLLAFMTARARVTEATKTRRKKPFPAGLDLRTVDLALPLSDANIIRKLLYIPPSMRAIDLLAQMQASRIHLALVVDEYGGTDGLVSIEDIVEQIVGEIDDEHDSDEPPAIVRQADNSFIADARASLDDVRTVIGEDFVTGEAGEEVETLGGYLVSFVGRLPVRGEVISGPGNFEVEVLDADPRRVKRLRITTRKERPAPRKEREKERERRREQAPDSGSPQANDNQANDNTPPPSGDGAGQP, via the coding sequence ATGCCGGACTCCGAACCAACCCATGACAATCCGCGCAACGTGAGCAACCTGCCCGCCGTGGTGCATGAGGGCGAGGTGCAGCGGCCCGCCGCCGAAGGCTGGCTGGTGCGCGCGATCCGCACGCTGTTCGGCTGGAAGGCCGGCTCGGTGCGCGACGATCTCCAGGTCGTGCTCGACGCCTCGACGCCCGACGATGTCGGCTTTTCGGCGATCGAGCGCACCATGCTGCGCAACATCCTGTCGCTCAACGAGCGGCGGATCGCCGACGTCATGATCCACCGCGCCGACATCGTCGCGGTCAAGCGCGACATCCCGCTCGGCGAGTTGATGAGCCTGTTCGAGAGCGCGGCGCATTCGAGGCTGGTGGTCTACAACGAGACTCTCGACGATCCCGAAGGCATGGTGCACATCCGCGACCTGCTCGCCTTCATGACCGCGCGCGCACGGGTCACCGAGGCGACCAAGACGCGGCGCAAGAAGCCGTTCCCGGCCGGGCTCGACTTGCGCACGGTCGATCTCGCGCTGCCGCTGTCGGACGCCAACATCATCCGCAAGCTGCTCTACATTCCGCCCTCGATGCGGGCGATCGACCTGTTGGCGCAGATGCAGGCCTCGCGCATCCATCTCGCGCTGGTGGTCGACGAATATGGCGGCACCGACGGCCTGGTCTCGATCGAGGACATCGTCGAGCAGATCGTCGGCGAGATCGATGACGAGCACGATTCCGACGAGCCGCCGGCGATCGTCCGCCAGGCCGACAATTCCTTCATCGCCGACGCCCGCGCCAGCCTCGACGACGTGCGCACGGTGATCGGCGAGGATTTCGTCACCGGCGAGGCCGGCGAGGAGGTCGAGACGCTGGGCGGCTATCTCGTCTCGTTCGTCGGCCGCCTGCCGGTGCGCGGCGAGGTGATCTCGGGACCGGGCAATTTCGAGGTCGAGGTGCTCGACGCCGATCCGCGACGGGTCAAGCGGCTGCGCATCACGACACGCAAGGAGCGGCCGGCGCCGCGCAAGGAGCGGGAGAAGGAACGCGAGCGCCGCCGCGAGCAGGCGCCTGATTCCGGCAGCCCCCAGGCCAATGATAATCAGGCCAATGACAACACGCCGCCGCCGTCAGGCGATGGAGCCGGACAGCCGTGA